Proteins encoded within one genomic window of Vanrija pseudolonga chromosome 3, complete sequence:
- the NSMCE1 gene encoding Non-structural maintenance of chromosome0s element 1, whose product MAGRGGPAPTDLHRVYIQSLLSRRAMTEDVALEMYKRAIGAVIMHDRDFRPTHRANKEGLTAFLAEVSALLEAVDMVVKRARDESPQGRWWIVLCNTAPDAVGTHATDLTPLEVSFFRLVVKAIVQSYPHNSIGSGAAVRLVRELQSATISNSQAQELLGALTSRGWLAKSKRNRYSIATRGMLELDAYLKSEAEFEDYIQTCAVCEKVILTGMVCGNDDCEAHYHEYCYNQLNRGDRGACRSCQKPFARYPPSYVGEKGVSRVEDDFVNTGRRKKRPPRRSANGNGHRHEEDDGEEDELESEEDDVGIESRAVRDESEEPTQTQGRSQRRRREAESEDEGEPQRRSQRRSRVPETQAEGAAETIIPDSIGAEDDEDEEDSQPVRRPRRR is encoded by the exons ATGgcaggccgaggtgggcCAGCCCCAACCGACCTGCACAGGGTCTACATCCAGTCGCTCCTCTCCCGGCGCGCAATGACTGAagacgtcgcgctcgagatgTACAAGAGGGCCATTGGTGCCGTCATCA TGCATGACCGCGACTTCAGGCCGACGCACCGCGCGAACAAGGAAGGTCTcaccgccttcctcgccgaggtgagcgcactcctcgaggccgtcgacatggtcgtcaagcgtgcgcgcgacgagtcgcCACAGGGGCGATGGTGGATCGTTCTT TGCAACACAGCGCCCGATGCCGTCGGCACCCATGCTACCGACCTCACGCCCCTAGAGGTGTCCTTCTTCCGCCTGGTGGTCAAGGCCATTGTCCAGTCTTACCCCCACAACAGTATTGGCTCTGGTGCAGCAGTGCGCCTTGTCCGCGAGCTGCAGTCTGCTACGATCAGCAACTCGCAGGCACAGGAGCTCCTCGGTGCGCTCACAAGCCGCGGGTGGCTGGCCAAGTCAAA GCGGAACCGGTACTCTATCGCCACGCGGGGcatgctcgagctcgatgcaTACCTCAagagcgaggccgagttTGAGGACTATATCCAGACGTGCGCCGTGTGCGAGAAGGTTATTCTGACT GGCATGGTCTGTGGTAATGACGACT GCGAGGCGCACTACCACGAGTACTGCTACAACCAGCTGAATCGCGGCGACCGTGGCGCGTGCCGCTCGTGCCAGAAGCCGTTTGCGCGGTACCCACCGTCGTATGTTGGCGAGAAGGGCGTATCtcgcgtcgaggacgacttTGTAAACACTGGGCGGCGGAAGAAGAGGCCTCCGCGTCGGTCAGCCAATGGCAACGGACACAGGCACGAAGAGGACGATggcgaagaggacgagctggagtcggaggaggatgacgtcGGGATCGAGTCGCGGGCAGTACGCGACGAGTCTGAGGAGCCGACGCAGACACAGGGGCGAAGCCAGCGCAGGAGGAGGGAAGCTGAGTCAgaagacgagggcgagcccCAG CGCAGGTCACAGCGCAGGAGCAGGGTGCCTGAGACGCAGgcggagggg GCTGCCGAGACGATTATTCCAGACTCgattggcgccgaggacgacgaagacgaggaggactcACAGCCCGttcgtcgccctcgtcggcggtaG